Proteins from a genomic interval of Gossypium hirsutum isolate 1008001.06 chromosome A09, Gossypium_hirsutum_v2.1, whole genome shotgun sequence:
- the LOC107896505 gene encoding protein cornichon homolog 4 isoform X1, producing MGDLFIWILSFFILIALIVLLVYQLMCLADLEFDYINPYDSSSRINSVVLPEFVVQGILCLFYLLTGHWIMALISAPYLYYDVRLYTQRQHLVDVTEIFNLLHREKKRRLFKLAYLVVLLFFDIFWMIWSAIEDDDD from the exons ATGGGAGATCTCTTTATATggattctttctttcttcatcctCATTGCCCTTATTGTTCTCCTTGTGTATCAG CTTATGTGCTTGGCTGATTTAGAATTCGATTACATCAATCCCTACGATTCTTCATCGCGGATAAACAGCGTGGTCTTACCGGAATTTGTAGTACAAGGaattttatgtttattctatCTGTTAACGGGGCATTGGATCATGGCGCTGATATCTGCTCCGTATTTATACTACGATGTTAGACT TTACACACAGAGACAGCACCTGGTAGATGTCACCGAGATATTTAATTTGCTTCATAGGGAGAAGAAGCGACGCCTTTTTAAACTCGCCTACCTCGTCGTTCTCCTCTTTTTCGATATATTCTG GATGATCTGGTCCGCGATTGAAGACGATGATGATTAA
- the LOC107895465 gene encoding 21 kDa protein, whose product MSCRATSYPKLCLKSLARRASKIKGNPELLANAALSTTFFAAQTTSRLLKDASRIHSLKPNEVAAMVDCIADLSDSVQKLQMSTKVMDGGTKNNDVVRVDGSDDVIQVQINDIQMWVNMALEEEETCMIALANMNVKGRVKKGIRKRIVKVAHLTSNALDLVKSFALAHNKLQIPLNTL is encoded by the coding sequence ATGTCCTGCAGGGCAACAAGCTACCCCAAGTTATGCCTTAAATCTCTAGCACGCCGTGCAAGCAAAATCAAAGGTAACCCTGAGCTATTAGCCAATGCAGCTCTTAGTACAACCTTTTTTGCAGCCCAAACGACGTCAAGGCTGCTAAAAGATGCATCGAGAATCCATAGCTTGAAACCCAATGAAGTGGCAGCCATGGTAGATTGTATTGCAGATTTAAGTGATTCGGTGCAGAAGTTGCAAATGTCTACTAAGGTGATGGACGGGGGCACCAAAAACAATGACGTCGTCCGTGTGGATGGCTCGGATGATGTTATTCAGGTTCAAATAAACGATATTCAAATGTGGGTTAACATGGCTTTGGAGGAAGAGGAGACTTGCATGATTGCATTGGCTAATATGAACGTAAAAGGTAGGGTAAAGAAAGGAATTAGGAAACGCATTGTTAAGGTTGCACATTTGACAAGCAATGCTTTGGACCTTGTTAAGAGCTTTGCCTTGGCTCATAACAAATTACAAATTCCCCTTAATACCCTTTAG
- the LOC107896509 gene encoding 21 kDa protein yields MEGSSSSSRHVLAILLIILQFTPSIAKTFSHKPYHTKRNTEYIRSSCTTTTYPRLCYRSLSIYASKINTSPRLIAHTALLVTFRASKSTSRFMRKIARTHRLKPRVAAAMADCIEVIDDSIDELQKSIGEIARIRRSNFVLIMSDLQTWVSAALTDEDTCMDGFSGRAMNGYAKMMVRKRIVKIAHLTSNALALINNYASSQILD; encoded by the coding sequence ATGGAAGGTTCATCTTCATCTTCACGCCACGTACTGGCAATCCTTCTCATTATCCTTCAATTCACGCCCTCCATAGCCAAAACCTTCTCCCACAAACCATACCACACCAAAAGAAACACCGAATACATCAGATCTTCATGCACCACCACTACCTACCCCAGATTATGTTACCGCTCCCTCTCCATCTACGCCTCCAAAATCAACACCAGCCCCCGACTGATTGCCCACACCGCCCTCCTCGTCACCTTCAGAGCCAGCAAATCCACGTCCAGGTTCATGCGAAAAATCGCCAGAACCCATCGTTTGAAACCTCGGGTCGCTGCCGCCATGGCGGATTGCATCGAAGTGATCGACGACTCTATCGACGAGCTCCAAAAATCTATAGGTGAAATTGCTCGTATCAGACGCTCCAACTTTGTGCTTATTATGAGTGATCTTCAAACCTGGGTTAGTGCTGCACTGACAGATGAAGATACTTGCATGGATGGATTCTCAGGCAGGGCTATGAATGGGTATGCGAAGATGATGGTGAGGAAACGAATCGTTAAGATCGCACATTTGACGAGCAATGCTTTGGCTCTCATCAATAACTATGCTTCATCTCAGATCCTTGATTGA
- the LOC107896506 gene encoding probable protein S-acyltransferase 14 isoform X2 — protein MVMWCYSSVVVTDPGGVPPNWRPLTDEEKGDADPLVGSSYGSAQLDPKQSAMVAASQEIRFCHKCKQFKPPRAHHCSVCRRCILKMDHHCVWVVNCVGALNYKYFLLFLFYTFLETTLVSLLLLRVFMEFFMEGEIDETPGSLAATFITFVLNIAFTLSILGFLIMHITLVGANTSTIEAYEKKTSPKWRYDLGWKKNFEQVFGLDKKYWFIPAYSEDDLRRMPALHGFEYPTRPDLEPLQQH, from the exons ATGGTAATGTGGTGCTATTCTTCTGTTGTTGTAACTGACCCCGGGGGTGTCCCACCAAATTGGAGGCCCCTCACGGATGAGGAGAAAGGTGATGCCGATCCTTTGGTAGGTTCTAGTTATGGAAGTGCACAATTAGATCCTAAGCAATCAGCTATGGTAGCTGCGAGCCAGGAGATACGTTTCTGTCACAAGTGCAAACAATTTAAACCTCCTCGTGCTCACCACTGCTCTGTTT GTAGGAGGTGTATACTAAAAATGGACCATCACTGTGTTTGGGTTGTCAACTGCGTTGGGGCATTGAACTACAAgtatttccttctatttttg TTTTACACATTTCTTGAGACCACACTTGTCAGTTTATTGTTGTTGCGAGTTTTTATGGAGTTTTTTATGGAAGGCGAGATAGATGAAACACCAGGATCACTTGCAGCTACTTTTATCACATTTG TTTTAAACATAGCATTTACGCTGAGTATCCTTGGCTTTCTGATTATGCACATAACACTGGTTGGAGCCAATACCTCCACTATTGAG GCATATGAGAAGAAAACCTCTCCAAAATGGCGTTATGACCTTGGTTGGAAGAAGAATTTCGAACAG GTGTTTGGACTAGATAAGAAGTACTGGTTCATCCCAGCCTATTCTGAAGACGATTTAAGACGAATGCCGGCCCTTCATGGATTTGAATACCCAACACGGCCCGACTTGGAGCCGCTCCAGCAACATTAA
- the LOC107896508 gene encoding methylsterol monooxygenase 1-1, with the protein MLPFDTIEEAATFMGRNLTAAETMWFKYSAKKSDYYLYCHNILFLFLIFSVVPLPLVFVEMMRSLGFDKYKIQPKVSLSLPEMFKCYKDVMRMFVLVVGPLQLVSYPSIKIIGIRTGLPLPSLWEIVAQLTVYFMIEDYTNYWIHRFLHGKWGYEKIHRVHHEYTAPICFAAPYAHWLEVLILGIPSFLGPAIVPGHMITFWLWIALRQIEAIETHSGYDFPWTPTRFIPFYGGADYHDYHHYVGGQSQSNFASVFTYCDYIYGTDKGYRYHKKVLRKLKEGSKVDGAQNGGSYYYPTQDLKSE; encoded by the exons ATGTTGCCGTTCGACACAATCGAGGAGGCTGCTACATTCATGGGACGGAACCTAACGGCGGCCGAGACCATGTGGTTCAAGTACTCGGCTAAAAAATCGGATTACTATCTTTACTGCCACAACATCTTGTTTTTGTTCCTCATATTTTCTGTTGTTCCTTTGCCGCTCGTTTTTGTTGAGATGATGAGATCTTTGGGTTTCGATAAATACAAGATTCAACCCAAAGTTAGCCTGTCGTTGCCCGAGATGTTCAAATGTTATAAGGATGTTATGCGGATGTTTGTTCTTGTTGTGGGTCCTTTGCAGTTAGTCTCTTATCCTTCAATTAAG ATTATCGGGATTCGAACAGGGCTGCCATTACCATCGTTGTGGGAGATTGTGGCACAGTTGACTGTATATTTCATGATAGAAGATTATACCAATTACTGGATTCACAGGTTCCTCCATGGTAAATGGGGCTACGAGAAAATTCATCGGGTTCACCACGAATACACTGCTCCAATCTGCTTTGCCGCACCATATGCACATTGGTTGGAAGTTTTGATCCTCGGGATTCCTTCTTTTCTTGGTCCAGCAATTGTTCCGGGGCATATGATCACGTTTTGGTTATGGATAGCTTTACGGCAAATCGAAGCAATAGAGACACACAGTGG GTATGACTTCCCTTGGACTCCCACAAGATTTATCCCATTTTATGGCGGTGCAGATTACCATGATTATCATCACTATGTTGGAGGACAAAGCCAGAGCAACTTTGCTTCAGTTTTTACTTATTGTGATTATATCTATGGCACTGACAAG GGCTATCGATATCATAAGAAGGTCCTAAGGAAG TTGAAAGAGGGGTCTAAAGTTGATGGTGCTCAAAACGGAGGCTCATACTATTATCCTACTCAAGATCTTAAATCCGAATAG
- the LOC107896505 gene encoding protein cornichon homolog 4 isoform X2, with protein MGDLFIWILSFFILIALIVLLVYQLMCLADLEFDYINPYDSSSRINSVVLPEFVVQGILCLFYLLTGHWIMALISAPYLYYDVRLVKTIDVRGGAERIYWQAFMYPERIEWRIAISA; from the exons ATGGGAGATCTCTTTATATggattctttctttcttcatcctCATTGCCCTTATTGTTCTCCTTGTGTATCAG CTTATGTGCTTGGCTGATTTAGAATTCGATTACATCAATCCCTACGATTCTTCATCGCGGATAAACAGCGTGGTCTTACCGGAATTTGTAGTACAAGGaattttatgtttattctatCTGTTAACGGGGCATTGGATCATGGCGCTGATATCTGCTCCGTATTTATACTACGATGTTAGACT AGTGAAAACAATAGACGTGAGGGGAGGTGCGGAGAGGATCTATTGGCAAGCATTTATGTATCCGGAGAGGATTGAATGGAGAATTGCAATATCTGCATGA
- the LOC107896506 gene encoding probable protein S-acyltransferase 14 isoform X1 has protein sequence MAWNVFKFCTALRALGSIMIGFVLAVIGLTYYAVVIAHYGPSLFLGGFETFFAIVVLIVFHSLLVMVMWCYSSVVVTDPGGVPPNWRPLTDEEKGDADPLVGSSYGSAQLDPKQSAMVAASQEIRFCHKCKQFKPPRAHHCSVCRRCILKMDHHCVWVVNCVGALNYKYFLLFLFYTFLETTLVSLLLLRVFMEFFMEGEIDETPGSLAATFITFVLNIAFTLSILGFLIMHITLVGANTSTIEAYEKKTSPKWRYDLGWKKNFEQVFGLDKKYWFIPAYSEDDLRRMPALHGFEYPTRPDLEPLQQH, from the exons atggcATGGAACGTGTTCAAATTCTGTACGGCACTACGTGCTTTGGGTTCGATTATGATCGGTTTCGTTCTTGCGGTTATCGGCCTCACTTACTATGCTGTGGTCATTGCTCATTATGGCCCTAGTCTCTTTCTTGGAGGCTTTGAAACCTTTTTTGCCATCGTAGTTCTCATCGTGTTTCATTCTCTG CTGGTAATGGTAATGTGGTGCTATTCTTCTGTTGTTGTAACTGACCCCGGGGGTGTCCCACCAAATTGGAGGCCCCTCACGGATGAGGAGAAAGGTGATGCCGATCCTTTGGTAGGTTCTAGTTATGGAAGTGCACAATTAGATCCTAAGCAATCAGCTATGGTAGCTGCGAGCCAGGAGATACGTTTCTGTCACAAGTGCAAACAATTTAAACCTCCTCGTGCTCACCACTGCTCTGTTT GTAGGAGGTGTATACTAAAAATGGACCATCACTGTGTTTGGGTTGTCAACTGCGTTGGGGCATTGAACTACAAgtatttccttctatttttg TTTTACACATTTCTTGAGACCACACTTGTCAGTTTATTGTTGTTGCGAGTTTTTATGGAGTTTTTTATGGAAGGCGAGATAGATGAAACACCAGGATCACTTGCAGCTACTTTTATCACATTTG TTTTAAACATAGCATTTACGCTGAGTATCCTTGGCTTTCTGATTATGCACATAACACTGGTTGGAGCCAATACCTCCACTATTGAG GCATATGAGAAGAAAACCTCTCCAAAATGGCGTTATGACCTTGGTTGGAAGAAGAATTTCGAACAG GTGTTTGGACTAGATAAGAAGTACTGGTTCATCCCAGCCTATTCTGAAGACGATTTAAGACGAATGCCGGCCCTTCATGGATTTGAATACCCAACACGGCCCGACTTGGAGCCGCTCCAGCAACATTAA
- the LOC107895956 gene encoding probable calcium-binding protein CML13 yields the protein MGLTEDQKNAMKEAFTLFDTDSDSKIASTELGVLMRSLGDNPTQAQLKKIVAQEKLTAPLDFSHFLGLMEKHLKIESFEQQLRDAFKVLNKEATGFVLVSYLKHILTSVGEKLEPTEFDDWIKGVDVGSSGKLKYNGFIARMFAK from the coding sequence ATGGGCCTCACTGAAGATCAGAAAAACGCTATGAAAGAGGCTTTCACTCTCTTTGACACCGACAGCGACAGCAAGATAGCTTCGACAGAGCTCGGGGTCTTAATGAGGTCCTTGGGTGATAACCCCACCCAAGCTCAACTCAAAAAAATCGTGGCTCAAGAAAAGTTAACTGCACCCTTAGATTTCTCACACTTTTTGGGGCTAATGGAGAAGCACTTGAAAATAGAATCGTTCGAACAGCAATTGCGTGATGCGTTCAAGGTGCTGAATAAGGAGGCGACCGGCTTTGTCCTGGTGTCGTATCTTAAACACATATTGACCAGCGTTGGGGAAAAGCTAGAGCCGACGGAGTTTGATGATTGGATCAAGGGAGTTGATGTTGGCTCCAGTGGGAAGCTCAAATACAATGGTTTTATTGCCAGGATGTTTGCTAAGTGA